The nucleotide sequence CACCCCGCACGACAATTGGACCACCCTGTGCGACGGCACGTCCCTCGCCGCCGCCGATCCCGAACTCGCGGGACTGCCCGTCGACTTCTCGTGCCAGATGCCGCCGCTCGACACCACCGCGGAACTCGGACGCGCCCGCGTCCGCCGCCTGGACCCGTTCACCCGGTACGCCCTCATCGCGGCCCGCCGCGCCCTCGCCGACGCACACATCGACGCGGCCTCGTGGGACGGCAACCGCGTCGGCGTCATCCTGGGCGTCGGATCCAACAGCCTGCACACCTACCCCGAGGGTTTCGCCAGCCTCAACGACGGCCGCCCCCACCACGTCCCGCCCCACGCCCTGCCCCGCAGTCTGCCCAACATGGCCGCCACCGAAGTCGCCATCGACGTACGCGCGTTCGGCCCCGCTTTCAGCACCACCGCGTCGTGCGCGTCCGGTGCCACCGCCCTCGCCGTCGCCCGCGACCTGCTGCGCTCGGGCACCTGCGACATCGTGCTCGCGGGGGGAAGCGAATCGGGACGCTCCCGCATGACCGCGACCTGCTTCCACCAACTCCGCGCCCTCTCCCGGCGCCGCGACCGCCCCGAACTCGCCTGCCGGCCCTTCGACGAGAGCCGCGACGGACTCGTCCTCGGCGAGGGCGCGGCGGTGTTCGTCCTCGAACGCCACAGCAGCGCCCGCGCCCGTCGCGCGCCGGTCCGCGCCGTGCTCCGCGGTGTCGGGCTCACCTCGGACGCGCACGACCCCGTCGCCCCCCGCCCGGACGGCACCAACGCCGCACACGCCCTCAGCGTCGCCCTCGCCGACGCCGGCCTCCACCCCTCCGACATCGGCCACATCAACGCCCACGGCACCGGCACCCGCCACGGCGACGCGGCCGAGGCCACCGCCCTCACCCGTGTCTTCGGCCCGGAACCCCCGCCGGTCACCGCCCCGAAGAGCATCATCGGGCACACCATGGGTGCCGCGGGCGCCGTCGAGGCCGCCTACACGGTCCTCGCCCTCCAGCACCAGGCAATCCCGCCGACCGCCAACCACACCCACCAGGACGGCGACCACAAACTCGACATCGTCACCACGACCCCACGCCCGAGCCCCGCCACCGCCGCCGTCAACTGCTCCTTCGGCTTCGGCGGGCACAACGCCATCACCATCTTCACGACACCGTGAACCACCGTGTGTCGGCGGCCCGATCGGGGAGTGGGCGGGTTGACGGGACGGTGGGAGTCTTCACGACGGCCTGAATTGCGGCCGGATGGCGACCTGATCGGGGCGTGGGCCGGTCGAGGATCGGTGGCAGTCTTCACGACAGCATGAACTGCGGCCCGTCGGCGGCCTGATCGGGGAGCGGGTGGTTGAGGGGATCGGCGGGCGGTCCTCACGACGGCTTGAACCATCCCCGGTCGGCGCCGACCGGGGCGCAGACCGATTGCGCGGATCGGTGGGTGGTCTTGACGACGGCCTGAACCACCGCCCGTTCACGGCCCGACCGGGACTCCGGACCGGCTGACGGGAACGGTTGGCAGTGGCAAGGGCGTTCGTGGCTGTGGCTGTGGCTGTGGCTGTGGCTGTGGCTGTGGCTGTGGCTGCGGGCGTGGGCGTCGAGCCCAGTGCCGTTGCTTCCGGTGCGTGTGGACCCGTGGTGTCGCTGGCGAACCGGCGTCGCGGGTAGGGTCGGAGGCGGTGCCGGGGCGGGGCAGGGCCGTTCCACGAGCATGGGGAGGGGCCTGTGTCGGTGATGCTCGCGAAGGGCGGCAACCATCCCTTGGATGCCGCCTCGGTGGTCGTGGAGATCGCGTCCGAGGCGGCCATGGATGTGTCCGCGCTGCTCCTCGGCGCCACGGGCAAGGTCCGCTCCGACGCCGACTTCGTCTTCTACAACCAGCCCCAAGGGCCGGGCGTCCGCCACGAACCGGGCCCGACGGGCGGTCCGGCCACGGTGCGCGTCGACACGTCCGCCGTCCCCGCGTCCGTCGACCGCGTCGTGGTGGTGCTCAGCCTCGACGGCTCGGGCGCGGAGCGGTTCGGCGCCGTCCGCTCCCTGACGGCCGCTGTGCGCGACGCGGCGACCGGCCGCGAAGTCGTCGGCTTCGCCCCGGCGGGGCTGGGCGTCGAGACCGCGCTCCTGCTCTTCGAGATCTACCGCCGCGGCCCGGGCTGGAAGGTCCGGGCGGTCGGCCAGGGCTACGCGAACGGACTCGCCGGGATCGCCACCGACTTCGGCGTCCGGGTGGACGACCCGCCGCCGCCGACCGCCGTACCTCCCACCCCCGTTCCCACCCGGCCCGCGGCGCCCGCACCATCCCTGCCGCCGCCCCCGCCCCCGCCCCCGCATCCGGCGCCCGCGCCGCACGTACCCGTGCCGTCGATCCCGCCCCCGCCCGGCCCGGCACCACAACGCGCGGCGATCAGCCTCGACAAGGGCCACGTCACGCTGCGCAAGAACCAGTCCGTATCCCTCGTCAAGACCGGGGCGCCGCTCACGCGCGTCCGCATGGGCCTCGGCTGGGACCCGGCCACCCGCGGCGCCAACATCGACCTCGACGCCTCGTGCATCGCGTTCGACGCGCGCGGCGCGAAGATCGACACCGTCTGGTTCATGAACCTCCAGGCGTTCGGCCGGGCGATCGCCCACTCCGGTGACAACCTCACCGGTGAGGGGGAGGGGGACGACGAGGTCATCACGGTGCATCTCGACCGCCTGCCCGCCGAGGTCCACGGGCTCGTCTTCACCGTCAACTCGTTCCTCGGCCAGAAGTTCACCAAGATCGCGCGCGCGTTCTGCCGACTGGTCGACGACACCACCGACACCGAACTCGTCCGCTACGAACTCTCCGAGAGCGAACCGCGCACCGGCGTCCTCATGTGCAAAATCGTCCGCCAGGGCCCGGCGTGGACGATGACCGCCCTGGGCGAGTTCGCGAACGGCCGCACCGTACGCAAACTCGTCAACCCGGCCCGCGACGCTCTCTTCCGGCCCTGACCCCGCCACTCCGCGGCGACGACGGCTCCGACGAAGCGGCCCGATACGTCCTAGACTTGGCCCGCAGCGCAGCGCGGCGCTTGCCGGGCGAGGGGAATGACATGCGGAACCGGACGGGCTCCCAGCCGGCCGACGGGTGGACGCAGAGCGACGAATTCCATTGGCACACCTGCGACATCGTCGCGGATGTCGTCACCGGGCAAGCGGAGCGCCGACCGCTCGTCGCGAGTACGGCACGGATCGCCGCGGGTGAGCGCGTGCTCGCCACCGGCGCGGGCGACCAGTACCGGCTACGGGCCGTCGGCAACGGCCGTTACCGCAGCACGGGCGTGGCCGCCGTCGGCAGGCCGGGCTTCGTCGTCGGCGCGCTCGCCCTCAACGCTCTCGGCAACGCGGCGCGGCGCAAGCGCGCGGAGAAGGACACGGTCCCGCGCTGGGTGCACGACGGCGGCGGCGAGCTGACGATCACCCAGCTGTCCGCGTACCTCGTGCACCCCCGCAACCCCCTGAGTCTCGGCTTCACGGGCCTCGACCAGATCGACCTCCCCGAACCGGGCGTCTTCGAGGCCCGGTACCACGACATGTACGGCAAGGGCTACATGACCGTGCGCCTCGCCACCCCGTGGGCGTCCCTGGTCTTCGCCCTGGCCGCCCTGGCCGCGTTCCCCTCGCACCCGCGCCTCCTCGGCGGCGCGTGGCTCCCTCCGAACTTCGAGCAGCGCTGCAACCACTTCGGTCGCCCGGTACGCCCGGCCCAGCGCCTGGTTCTCGGCCAGGGCTAGCGCGCCGGGCCGCGCGCCTGCGCCTGCGCGGGCGCGGGTGCGGCGGGGCGGTGCCGACGCGGCGTTTTCGTGTCGCCGTCGGCCCCGTGCCGGGTTGGCACCGCTCGTGCCGCCGAAGCGCGGGACCCGCCGCGCGGTACCTGCGTGCAGCGCTGTGACCTGCGGATCTGTTCATCGCGGTACCGGGTCGCTAGCATGTCCTCATGCCTGCGTTGAATGTGGAGTTCTCCGACGACGAACTCGCGGCTCTTCGGGCGGCGGCCCAGGACAGCGGCAAGACCCTCAAGGCGTACGTTCGCGAGGTCGTCGACGGCAACCTCGCCGACCGCCGTGCCCAGGCTCGCGCGGCGGAGGCGTTCCGGGCGTTCGTGGCCGACAACGCGACGGCGTTCGACGAGGCCTTCCCCGACGACGCGCCCGGCCGGTCGGGCGACGGCCGGACCAGCCGCGGGGCCGCCTGAACCCGTGGAACTGCACATCGACATCCGCTGGTTGCTGGAGCGCCAGACCGAAGTCCTGCCCGGTGGCGAGCTGTCCGTACGCGACTACTCAGCCCTCGTCGCGGCCGTCGCGCGCCACCGCGTCAACACTCCCAGGCTCGGCGAGGAGGCCGACGCCGCCTGGAGGGCCGCGGCGCTGCTGCACACCCTGGTGCGGCTCCGGCCCCTGCCGGCCCGGAACGTGCTGTTCGCCTGCGGTGTGGCGATCGCCTACATGGACGCCTCCGGACAGGCGGTCGACCCGCCCTACGGCGAACTCGTCGACCTGGCACGGGCGATCGCCGACGACGCCGCGGATGTCTTCGACACGGCCCACCGCCTGCGCGCCTGGCGCCTCTGACCGCCCGCGGTCCATCGGGTTCGTGCGTACGTTTTCGCTCACGCCTGTCTCCGGGGTCGAAGACCTCGTGGCCCTCTGTCCAACTGGCGTGCGCTGTTGCGTTCGTGGCCCGTTGTGACACTCCGCGGACCGGAAATGGTCGCGTCCGAGGCCGCGATAGCGGGGGCGAACGCGCCGCCAAACCGGAAATAGGGCAACTATCGGGCGCTCCACGGCTGTTACACAGATCCAGATCGGCGATACAGAATCCGAACCGTCGGGAGATCGTTTGGGGAACACCTCGGTCCTACTGTTGGCGATGTCAGAACGACACAACGTCACCGGCAAGTCGATGGAGATTCCCATGCGTTCGCACCGTACGAACCGTTCCGCCCGCGTCGCCCTGGCCGTTACCGCGACGGTTGCTCTCGCGGCGGGTCTTACGGCCTGCAACTCCGATGACGACGACACCGCTGCCGCGGGGGCGAGTTCGGCGCAGTCCCCGGCCGCGGGCAACGGCGGTTCCGGCGCGCCCGTCGAGGGCTCCCCGGCGGCATCGGCCGCGAACACCGGCGGCACCACGAGCTCCACAGGCACCACGACAGGCGGCTCGGGCAGCTCGGGTGGCTCGGGTACCTCGGGCGGCTCCGGCGGTTCGGGTGGCTCGTCCCAGGGGTCCGGTGGCGCCGGCAACTCCGATTCCGGGGTGGGGCAGTCGTGCGGTACGAACGATCTGGACTTCCTGGTGACTCCGTCGGACAGCGGTGGCTACCTGCTGGTGACGGCGACGGCGCAGCCGGGTATCACCTGCTACCTGGACGGGGGTGCGCCGTTGGTGCTGTTCAGCTCGGCGGAGAAGACCAAGCCGTACCCGTCCGAACTGATGGCGTCGCCCGCTCCCGACTCGGTCAAGGTCACCGGTTCCACCCACGCCTACGCGGTGTTGATCCCGAACACCACCCGGGCCGACTCCGCGGTCGAGTTCGCGCAGGCCGACATCACGGTTGCCGCCGCGGACCCCCACACCGCCCACGTCACCCTCCCCGGCACCTTCGGCGTTGACGAAGCCGCCGTCACCAGCTGGTACACCACAGCGAAGGCCGCCACCCCCAACGCCAACTGACACACCCGCACACGCCGCCCACACATCCCGCCGACAACACGTCACGTCGGCGGGCCCGTGGGCGGCGTGGGAGTGTCCGCCGGGTCGAGGGCGAGGGCCATGACTTCCCCGTGCGCGATGGGCTTGAACGGAGCGCCACTCGCCGGGAGTTGGTCGTCGTCCGGCTCCACGGTGACGGAGGCGCCCACGGGGTGACGCGCCTGTCAGGGGTGGCGCGACGACAGCCGTGTGCATGTCCGCGATCAACGCGCGACCGCCGATGTGGCTCTCGGTCAGGCCGCACATCGCGGCGTACGGCGCACGACACTCTCGCCGAGCAGGAGCGCGGCGACCGCCTGCGGATCCTCGCGCATCGCGTGGTGAGCGGTCACGAGGTCGTGCACCTGCCACCCGGGATCGGCTTGCCGCCGGGCGCGGAGCGCGGTGAACGGCGTCCGGTCCGGCCACCCCGAGCAGTGGACGAACTCCCGACGGGGGACCCGGGCGAACGCGCCGGTGAGCCGGACGGCCCGCACCAACGACGCGAGGGGATGAGGCCGACGGCGCGTATCGCCGCCGGCAGCCTCGCCCGTGAGGTCCTGCTCGGCTGACCGACACCCGCGACCACGACGGCGCCGCGCCCGGCCGCAGCCGCTCCGCGCGTGCCCGCCTCCTGCGTGTCCTCGTCGACGAACTCCGCGAAGCGGACGAACAGCCCCCGCACTTGCCGGAGCCGCGGGACGAACGGCCGCGTGCCCTGGCCGGTTGCTGCACGAGACACACGCGGACAACTCCACCCTCGCCGAACTCGGGAAGGCGTTCGGAGCGAGCACCCGCACGCTCAGAAGGCTGTTCCGCGACGAACTCGGCATGACCTTTCACGAGTGGCGCACGCGACTGCGCGTCCATCACGCGCTCGTGCTCCTCGCCGACGGCCACGACACCGTTCGAACCGCGTACGTCCGCGGGTGGGCGGACCCGAGCGGTTTCATCGCCGGGTTCGCCGACATCGTCCGAACGACTCCGGGCCGCTACCGAACCGGCCGCAGCACCATGAGCCTTGCGGACGCGTCGTCCTTGGCGATGCGCGTCCGTCCCGTCGCGTCCGGTGATCATGCCGCCGACGGTCGCACGCACAGACCGTTCTGCCTTCGATCTGTCGTTACCATCGGAGGCGATGACCACATCCGACATACGCCCCCCGGCGACGTCCGGCTCCGCACACGGACGCCGCCGTCGCGCGCTCATCCTCACCCAGGCGGCCGGGCTGTTCGCCGAGAGGGGCTTCCATGCGGTCGGGATGGGCGACATCGGCGCGGCGGCGGGAGTCACCGGGCCCGCGATCTACCGGCACTTCGTCAACAAACACGCCATCCTGGTGGGCCTGTTCGACCAGGTCGCCGAGCAACTCCTCGAACGCGCCCGGGCCATCGTGGATCCCGTGTCGGCCGGCACGGCCATCCCGGCGTTCGGCGACACCTTCGGCGCACAACCGCGCCGAGACAACACCGCGACACTGCCACGCCTGGTCGCCGCCCATGTGGACTTCGCCCTCGCCGAGCGGAGCCTGATCAAGGTGTACGCCCAGGAGGCCCACAACCTGCCCGACCCGGCCCGCAGTCGCCTGCGTCGCGTCCGGCGTTTGTACATCCAGGAGTTCGTCGACGTCGTCGCCGACCTGCGGCCCGACCTGTCCGATGCCCAGGTCCGCCTTCTCGTGCACGCCGCCTTCGGCCTCATGAACTCGGTCGCCGACCACGACCCCGGCATCCCCTGGGAGGACACCGCCGAGCTTCTGCGCTCCGCGGCCCTCCGCACGCTGCTCGGGACGGTCCGCTGAGCGGGGGTACGGCCGGCTCGGGCGGTGTGGCGGCCGGGACGCCTTGCGCCCGATGGCCATCGCGGATCACCGTCGGCTGACGGCAGGCCCCGGTCAGTCTTCGTCCGGGCGGTCGAGTGCGGCTCCGTACAGGCGGGTCACGGGGATGCGGATCACGACGCGCTGCTCCGCGACGAATTGTGCGAGCATCGCCGCTTGGGCGTCGGGATCGTCGGGGCCCTCGAAGCCCAGGAAGATGTCCAAGGTCTCCCGTCCGACGGCGTCGCCGGGTTCGGTCGTCGGAGCGGTGACCTCGGCGTCTCCCTCGGCCACGCCGAACGACCAGACGTCCGGGCCGTTCACGTGCAGCGACACGCGTGGGTCGCGGCGGATCTGACGGGTTTTCAGTCGTCCGTCGGTGGTGGAGATCCGGATCATCCGTTCCTCCGGCGACCAGTGGTACAGGACCGTGGACTGGTGGGGGTGGCCCGACTTCTTGACGGTGGCGAGCACGCCGAAGCGCTGTCGGCCGAGGAGGTTCGCGACGTCGTCGGGGCCGAGTGCGCGCGGGCCCGGGTGCTTGCTCATGACGGTGTCCCCTTCCACGTGCGTGCCGATCACGCTCGCAGAAGAGAACCTAGCAGATTGTTTCTCAACAGATCATCTTTCTTTGTCCAGTTGTGTGGCGAGGTCGGGCGGCGAGGCGTGGGCTTGTCGGATGGGACGCGACGGCGAGGCGTGGGGTGCTTGCGGCGGTCCGGCGAGGGCGCAGGGGCTCACGGGGATGCCCTGCGTTCCTGTACCGGTGTCGGCGCCCGTCAACCGTAGGTCGGGACGCCGCAGAAGCAACAGATATGCCCGCTTTCACCTCGCACGAGCAAGGAAAACTGGCATGGGGACGTCGATACTGCGAGCCTAGCCGACGCGGAGCACCCGCGTCGGCTTGTTCGACATGATAATCAAAGTCAATTACGCTGGACCGTGGGGAGACGCGACGCGGAGGGAGCGTGGAATGGCCGGGAAGTCCGCGACGGGGACGGGCCGCCGGGCTCGTGCGGCGCCCGGGCGCCGCGCCGTGGCGAACGCCCTCGCGGACGGCCAAACGTTTCTGTCGGCCCGCCGGTTGCACGCCCGGCTCGTCGCCGACGGCATCGACGTCGGTTTGAGTACGGTCTACCGCGCGCTGCACGAACTGACCCGCGAGGGCCGCGCCGACTTCGTCCGCGACAACACCGGCGAGCGGCTGTACCGCCACCGTCCCGCGCACGGCCACCGCCACTATCTCCTGTGCCGCGCCTGCGGGTTCAGCCGCGCCCTCGAGGCGGGCCCCGTCCCGCGCTGGGTGGACGGCATCGCCGCGCGCGCGGGCTTCTCCGAGACCACCCACAGCCTCACCATCGCCGGCATCTGTCGCTCCTGCGCCGGCCGGTGAGCGCGACGTCCCAGCGTTCGCGGGCGGCCGGGGGCGTGCGGGGCGAGGCGGGCGTTCGCCGCACGGTCGGCGGTGCCCGGGCCGACTCCCCGCGCCGACGCGGCGGCCCGCCCAGGCGTCTTCGGTCCTGCTCGGCGCGGGAGTCGGGAAGGGGATGCGGACCGGGCGCCCGCGGGTGGGTGAGGCGTGGCCTTGGCCCGAGGGGCAGGACGCGGACAGGCGACGGGCGCCCGCCGGGGAAGTGAGGCGTGGGCCTCGGGCCGGTGGGCGCCCGTCCTGGCGCGGTCAGCGGGTGAACGTCGCCTTTTGCTCCTGCAGGCGCCCGCAGTTGGAGCCGTCGACCTGGACGTGGATCTGCTGGATGTGGCCGCCCCAGTTGACGCAGTGCCCCTTGCCGGTGGCGTAGACCGGTCCCGCGTACGAGGTGAAGGAGCCGGACTCCTCGTGGTATTCGTCGGTGTCGGGGACGTAGACCCACGCGGAGACGTCGACGGCGGCACCCGGGTTCGTGCGGATGGTCGCCACGCAGTTCTTGCCGGTGGACGCGTTGTAGGTCAGGTAGACGGTGCCCAGCGAGCCGACCGGCGTCGAGTTGACGGTCTTGTAGCCGGTGCCGCAGACCTTCTCCGGCGTGGTGTTGGGCGCCGCGGAGACGGGCGCGGCCAGGGCGGCCGTGGCTCCGAACGCCAAAGCCGTCAGCGCGGCGGTGGGCAGGGCAAGGCGGGTGGCGCTGCTCATGTGTCCTCCTGTGACCCTTGCGGGGTGCGACTCGGTGCTGCGGTATGCGGAAATACGCGGAACCACGCGGCAGGCGAGCGACCTTTTGCGTGCTTCCTCCCTGTTTCATACCGGGCTTCGCGCCTCCGATCGGGGACCGTCACCCACTTGCGGCGGGTCATGCGGGCTAATCCGCCGCGACCGCCCGCGCCCGTTCGGTCGCGGGCGGCCCGGGCGCAGCGCTGACGCGTCGTCAGGCGAGCGCCGCCAGCTCCTTGTTGGCGCGCTCGGTGACCAGGGCCAGCACGCGGCC is from Yinghuangia sp. ASG 101 and encodes:
- a CDS encoding Fur family transcriptional regulator; the encoded protein is MAGKSATGTGRRARAAPGRRAVANALADGQTFLSARRLHARLVADGIDVGLSTVYRALHELTREGRADFVRDNTGERLYRHRPAHGHRHYLLCRACGFSRALEAGPVPRWVDGIAARAGFSETTHSLTIAGICRSCAGR
- a CDS encoding TetR/AcrR family transcriptional regulator, whose translation is MTTSDIRPPATSGSAHGRRRRALILTQAAGLFAERGFHAVGMGDIGAAAGVTGPAIYRHFVNKHAILVGLFDQVAEQLLERARAIVDPVSAGTAIPAFGDTFGAQPRRDNTATLPRLVAAHVDFALAERSLIKVYAQEAHNLPDPARSRLRRVRRLYIQEFVDVVADLRPDLSDAQVRLLVHAAFGLMNSVADHDPGIPWEDTAELLRSAALRTLLGTVR
- a CDS encoding beta-ketoacyl-[acyl-carrier-protein] synthase family protein, which produces MTRDDIAVTGLGLLTPAGLTPHDNWTTLCDGTSLAAADPELAGLPVDFSCQMPPLDTTAELGRARVRRLDPFTRYALIAARRALADAHIDAASWDGNRVGVILGVGSNSLHTYPEGFASLNDGRPHHVPPHALPRSLPNMAATEVAIDVRAFGPAFSTTASCASGATALAVARDLLRSGTCDIVLAGGSESGRSRMTATCFHQLRALSRRRDRPELACRPFDESRDGLVLGEGAAVFVLERHSSARARRAPVRAVLRGVGLTSDAHDPVAPRPDGTNAAHALSVALADAGLHPSDIGHINAHGTGTRHGDAAEATALTRVFGPEPPPVTAPKSIIGHTMGAAGAVEAAYTVLALQHQAIPPTANHTHQDGDHKLDIVTTTPRPSPATAAVNCSFGFGGHNAITIFTTP
- a CDS encoding toxin Doc translates to MELHIDIRWLLERQTEVLPGGELSVRDYSALVAAVARHRVNTPRLGEEADAAWRAAALLHTLVRLRPLPARNVLFACGVAIAYMDASGQAVDPPYGELVDLARAIADDAADVFDTAHRLRAWRL
- a CDS encoding DUF4232 domain-containing protein — encoded protein: MSERHNVTGKSMEIPMRSHRTNRSARVALAVTATVALAAGLTACNSDDDDTAAAGASSAQSPAAGNGGSGAPVEGSPAASAANTGGTTSSTGTTTGGSGSSGGSGTSGGSGGSGGSSQGSGGAGNSDSGVGQSCGTNDLDFLVTPSDSGGYLLVTATAQPGITCYLDGGAPLVLFSSAEKTKPYPSELMASPAPDSVKVTGSTHAYAVLIPNTTRADSAVEFAQADITVAAADPHTAHVTLPGTFGVDEAAVTSWYTTAKAATPNAN
- a CDS encoding TIGR03618 family F420-dependent PPOX class oxidoreductase; translation: MSKHPGPRALGPDDVANLLGRQRFGVLATVKKSGHPHQSTVLYHWSPEERMIRISTTDGRLKTRQIRRDPRVSLHVNGPDVWSFGVAEGDAEVTAPTTEPGDAVGRETLDIFLGFEGPDDPDAQAAMLAQFVAEQRVVIRIPVTRLYGAALDRPDED
- a CDS encoding TerD family protein, whose amino-acid sequence is MLAKGGNHPLDAASVVVEIASEAAMDVSALLLGATGKVRSDADFVFYNQPQGPGVRHEPGPTGGPATVRVDTSAVPASVDRVVVVLSLDGSGAERFGAVRSLTAAVRDAATGREVVGFAPAGLGVETALLLFEIYRRGPGWKVRAVGQGYANGLAGIATDFGVRVDDPPPPTAVPPTPVPTRPAAPAPSLPPPPPPPPHPAPAPHVPVPSIPPPPGPAPQRAAISLDKGHVTLRKNQSVSLVKTGAPLTRVRMGLGWDPATRGANIDLDASCIAFDARGAKIDTVWFMNLQAFGRAIAHSGDNLTGEGEGDDEVITVHLDRLPAEVHGLVFTVNSFLGQKFTKIARAFCRLVDDTTDTELVRYELSESEPRTGVLMCKIVRQGPAWTMTALGEFANGRTVRKLVNPARDALFRP
- a CDS encoding spore-associated protein encodes the protein MSSATRLALPTAALTALAFGATAALAAPVSAAPNTTPEKVCGTGYKTVNSTPVGSLGTVYLTYNASTGKNCVATIRTNPGAAVDVSAWVYVPDTDEYHEESGSFTSYAGPVYATGKGHCVNWGGHIQQIHVQVDGSNCGRLQEQKATFTR